A genomic segment from Glycine soja cultivar W05 chromosome 18, ASM419377v2, whole genome shotgun sequence encodes:
- the LOC114395405 gene encoding uncharacterized protein LOC114395405 has translation MPVAVTIPSYQHRIYASLIYIAKAKKTTMASTSSSNPGGAFTTLQERVTFEKEIKKSKFIAIAGPIPDEKSAMSFLSLVRDPRATHNCWAYKVGDQYRSNDDGEPSGTAGKPIQTAIDSSGIDRVMVVVIRYFGGIKLGTGGLVRAYGGVASECLRNAPTCLVKTKVPMGVEVPFELVGVLNHQLQSFHVEDIKQDYDTGKDGISMVTFKVDFDQAEKLEDAIKANCSRELQFYRR, from the exons ATGCCTGTGGCGGTAACAATACCCAGTTATCAGCACCGCATCTACGCTTCACTCATCTACATCGCCAAGGCTAAGAAAACCACCATGGCCAGCACCAGCAGCAGCAATCCTGGTGGGGCCTTCACCACCCTCCAAGAGAGGGTCACTTTCGAGAAGGAGATAAAAAAGAGCAAGTTCATCGCCATTGCTGGCCCCATCCCCGATGAAAAATCCGCCATGTCTTTCCTTTCCCTG GTACGGGATCCACGTGCCACCCACAATTGCTGGGCTTATAAG GTGGGGGATCAATATCGGTCCAATGATGATGGTGAGCCTTCAGGAACAGCTGGGAAACCAATACAAACTGCTATTGATTCTTCAGGAATAGATAGAGTAATGGTGGTTGTGATCAG GTATTTTGGGGGTATCAAATTAGGCACTGGAGGATTGGTCAGGGCTTATGGAGGAGTTGCATCAGAATGCTTGAGAAATGCCCCAACTTGCCTTGTAAAAACTAAG GTGCCAATGGGTGTAGAGGTTCCCTTTGAGCTAGTTGGAGTTCTCAACCATCAG cTGCAGTCTTTTCACGTGGAAGACATCAAGCAGGATTATGATACTGGTAAAgatggcatatctatggttaCTTTTAAAGTTGATTTTGATCAAGCTGAGAAATTGGAGGATGCAATCAAAGCCAATTGTAGCAGAGAATTGCAGTTTTATAGGCGTTGA
- the LOC114395511 gene encoding uncharacterized protein LOC114395511 yields the protein MKQDTDNNGTLGGSEDSLLRSCLSLLTRRSFTACRESANQISRSDPTVSLHLDQILAVADVLTAAESRRGPSHPHDWYSVLRLHPGGADNRDLARQHFKTLVRLLDPNKNKLPFADEALMRVREAWCVISDPTRKARFDKEIEESARTASFWTMCPYCWYLHEYERKYEDCVLRCSNCQRTFHGAAVPPPPLEAVVAGKEEYYCYHMSLPVRYPVGERCRFGGEGNGARKRMRVKTVANRMKMKRFVDANNGESDNDGVR from the coding sequence atgaaacaagacACAGACAACAACGGAACCCTCGGCGGGTCCGAAGATTCCCTCCTCCGTTCATGTCTCTCTCTTCTCACGCGCCGCAGCTTCACCGCTTGCCGCGAGTCCGCAAACCAAATCTCAAGATCCGACCCGACCGTCTCCCTCCATCTGGACCAAATCCTCGCGGTGGCGGACGTCCTCACCGCGGCGGAGAGCCGCCGAGGACCCTCCCACCCGCACGACTGGTACTCCGTCCTCCGCCTCCACCCCGGCGGCGCCGACAACCGCGACCTAGCACGACAGCACTTCAAGACCCTCGTGCGGCTCCTCGACCCGAACAAGAACAAGCTCCCCTTCGCCGACGAGGCCCTCATGCGCGTGCGCGAGGCCTGGTGCGTTATCTCCGACCCAACGCGCAAGGCCCGCTTCGACAAAGAGATCGAAGAGTCAGCCAGAACGGCGTCGTTTTGGACAATGTGCCCTTACTGCTGGTACCTGCACGAGTACGAGCGCAAGTACGAGGACTGCGTGTTGAGGTGTTCGAATTGCCAGAGGACGTTCCACGGCGCGGCGGTGCCGCCGCCACCGCTGGAGGCGGTGGTGGCGGGAAAGGAGGAGTATTACTGCTACCACATGAGCTTGCCGGTGAGGTATCCGGTTGGCGAACGGTGTCGTTTCGGGGGTGAGGGGAATGGGGCGAGGAAGAGGATGAGGGTTAAGACGGTGGCTaatagaatgaaaatgaaaaggtttGTTGATGCTAATAATGGTGAATCTGATAATGATGGGGTGAGGTAG
- the LOC114397121 gene encoding uncharacterized protein LOC114397121 — MSQISKSSKPSKKIESNNNTFTCFECGKQGHIKSKCLIYLRKQLAEKKGKKDKKQKKAYIAWEDNGSTSSDSSSEEDVANMCLMVDSMDDSSTIEETEVCLKVRDSLWYLNSGYARHMMGDKSKITDFVSKEGGYVTFGDNNKGRILGEETLEISTRHK, encoded by the exons ATGAGCCAAATATCAAAATCCTCTAAACCTTCAAAGAAGATAGAAAGCAACAACAACACCTTCACATGCTTCGAATGTGGGAAGCAAGGTCACATCAAATCTAAATGTCTTATCTACCTTAGAAAACAACTtgctgaaaagaaaggaaagaaggacaaaaaacagaaaaaggccTACATAGCTTGGGAAGACAATGGATCCACATCCTCTGACTCTTCTAGTGAAGAAGATGTTGCAAATATGTGCTTGATGGTGGATTCAATGGATGACTCTTCAACCATTGAAGAAACTGag GTGTGCCTAAAAGTAAGGGACTCATTATGGTACTTGAATAGTGGCTACGCTAGGCACATGATGGGTGACAAGTCTAAAATTACTGACTTTGTGTCAAAGGAAGGAGGATATGTCACTTTTGGAGACAACAATAAGGGAAGAATTTTGGGAGAAGAAACATTGGAAATCAGCACaagacacaaataa
- the LOC114397122 gene encoding chromatin remodeling protein SHL-like, with amino-acid sequence MDFDVFMRVVESYTLDTQALTSYVTRIEWIEADARNTDVKIDVRWYYRPEESIGGHRQFHGSKEVFLSYHFDVQSADTVKARCTVHSFKSYTKLNAIGNDDFFYRFEYNSFTGAFNPDRVAM; translated from the exons ATGGATTTTGATGTCTTCATGAGAGTTGTAGAGAGTTATACCCTTGACACTCAGGCACTG ACGTCGTACGTGACGAGGATCGAGTGGATCGAAGCCGACGCGCGCAACACCGACGTGAAGATTGACGTCCGGTGGTACTACCGGCCGGAGGAGTCAATCGGCGGCCACCGCCAGTTTCACGGCTCCAAGGAGGTTTTCCTCTCCTATCACTTCGATGTTCAGAGCGCCGACACAGTCAAAGCCAGGTGTACGGTCCACAGCTTCAAGAGCTACACGAAGCTCAATGCTATCGGAAACGACGATTTCTTCTATCGTTTTGAGTACAATTCCTTCACCGGCGCCTTCAATCCTGATAGAGTTGCTATGTGA